AAGAATTGAAAGTCTATCACTTCAAAATAATACTTTAAAGGAAATCCAGGAGACAGGGGTTTTTGACATGACTAAGTTATCCTTAGTCAACCCTGTAATTGACATTTACTTGGATTCTGCGGAAAAAGAAGTAAAGGCCAAGCCTGTAAAACCAAAAAATAAAGAAGGGTTAATTCAAACCGTACTTTTGCAAGATATCCTCGTTCAAAATGGCAAGTTTACTTTATATAATAAGGAATTAGGTCCCATTGAGCATCTGGCTTTTGATGGGGTAAATGTGGAATTGGCGGAACTGAATTTTAATTTGATAGGGAAGGATCAAAAAATAAGTCCACAGTTCCTACTGGAAAGAGACCATAGTTTATCCTTGACAAACTACGTGTATTATAGTTCCGATAGTCTCAATAGAGTTGAAATAGGAAAGCTTAGTTTGCTAGATGATGATCTAATAGTAGAGGATATCAAAGTAGGTCCGACAATTGGGAGATATAATTATTTGAACCAACAAGGTTTTCAATCCGATGCGATCGATGCAGAAATAAAAAAGGTCACTTTATTGAATATTGATTTTAATGAGTATTTCCTGAATAATAAAGTAAGGGCTCAGGGCTTAATTTTGGATAGCTTGAGTTTGGATGTGTTTAGAGATAAACGCTTACCAATAAAAGAAGGTGTCTATAAACCCATGCCACAAGCCTTGATGAGGAATTCACCAATTGATTTGGAGGTTGATTCGGTAAAAGTGAACGGTGGCCTAATCAGGTATGAAGAGTTTGGCCCTAAGTCCATGCTACCTGGGATGATTTCTTTTAATCAAGTTGATGCAAAATTGGCTCCCTTTATTTTAACGAAGAGTGAGCAAGATTACCCAGTTATGAGTACGAAATTACATGCTACCAGTAAATTGATGGGGCAAGGGGATGTTCAGCTAGAGGCGACCTTATTTTATGATGATCCCTATCCGATGGAAGTGGATATCTCATTGGGTGAATTGGATTTGACCACTCTAAATAATATGCTTTCTAGGGGTGTGTTTGTAAGGGTGTTAGATGGGAGAGTAACTGATGGGGAATGGAATTTCAAGGTAAATGATGATGTAGCGCAAGGGAAGATGAATTTCCATTATGAAGATTTGAAAATCGAATTTTTGGATAGTTTAACCTTGGAGCGGGGTACAGGGAAGCTCAACTTAATGACCTTTATTGCAAACACGATAACCAAGAATTCTAATCCCAGAAAATTTTTCAATAAACGAGTAACGGCCACAATTTATAATGAGCGAGATAAATCCAAATTCATTTTTGGAGGTTGGTGGAGAGCTACATTTAGTGGACTAAAAGGAAGTCTAGGTTTAGGTCAGCCAAAGGTGCCAAAAAGAAGGGAAGAAGAAGAGTAATACTCTATTCAAGACAAATAAAAATCCCCCTTTGATCTACTTGATTAAAGGGGGATTTTTTAGATGTTTTTATTTCCGTATTAATTTGAGTTGTTCACTCTGATCTCCCCAAATAAGTTGGACAATATGCATTCCAGAGATGGCTGTTTCCAGATAGGAATTTACAGCTCGGTTTACTTCTTCGACAGAATTAGCAGAATAACTAACATTAATCCCTCTTACATCTGAAATTCGAACAATGATTGGTTCATCATGATAATTGGATGGATTGATTAAACCGACTGTTACATTTGATCTCAGTTCACTAGGATTAGGATAGATGATCCAATTGGACTCACCCTTCAAGCTTGGAACTTGGATGGCTCTAGTGACGCTATAAGTAAACGTGTCTTCAAAATCCACTTGCTTTAATCGATAGAAAATATTACCTCCATAACCTGGGAGTTGAGTATCTGTAAAGGTATAATCAGTTTGGCTATCCTTATATCCTTGACCTGCTACTTCTCCTATTTTTTCCCAATTGTTGGCGTCCCCAATGGATCTTTCTACTTCGAATTTCGCATTTGCCCATTCCTTAGAGGTTGCCCAAGATAGTTGCCCATTACGGTTAACTTCATCAAACTTCGTTTCAAAATAGAGGTATTCTACTTGGAGGATTTTGAAGTTTTTGAAAACAATGTAAATGATTCCATCTCCTCCTTTACCTCCGCCATTATATCCAGCGCCTCCACCAGATCCAGTTTTATCTACTCCGGAATAACCTATCCCATTTGTATTTAAAATATCAAGATTTCCATCTCCTCCTAATTTGGTTTCATCTACTAAGGATTTCCCTCCTTCTCCAATTTTTTCTGTTCCATTAAAATATTCACCAATACCTCCACCACCGGCACCATAATATCTTATAGTGTCTCCAAGGCTCAGTGTTACTGCATCTCCTCCTCTACCACCTTCTCCTTGACCGGCTCCGGCTGCTTTTCCGTGCTGACCATCTTCAGCAGGAGCTGGTTTCCAAGGAATAAGTCCACCACCACCACCACCGGCAATTGCATTTTGTGGATCATTGTAATCCCCGTTTCCTCCAGCATTGCCATTGTATATCACATCGGGAGTTCCTGAATAAGTAAGTGGAATAGCATTTCCGCCTGATCCAAAAGACTTATTTGGTGCAGGAGTTGCTCCACCACCACCTCCAGAAGAACCGTTACCTCCAGCGTTAACAATTTGGGATCCACCACCGCCTCCACCTGATACAAAGATATCAATTGAATTTCCATCAATTTCCCCTGTAAATTCAGATGCTTCACCATTAGTACCAGGTCTTTCACCTACTCCAGCACCAGGTCCCCCTTGTCCAACTTCAAGTCCAAAAGTAGTTCCAACAGGTAGTCCATATGGATTTGTAGTAGAGAAGGTTTGAACAATCATTGCACCAGAACCACCTCCACCAGAACCTTCGCCACTTCCGCCACCACCTCCGCCACTTCCTACATATACAGTGAACTCAGATAATCCTTCAGGTGCCGTCCAAGTACCATCACAAGTATACTCGATAACTGTGTTTCCTGATTTTGACCCATCATCAATAACAGTTATACAGTCGGTGTCATCTGCGTCAGGACAAGAATAAGAAATAACAACTAGTCCATTACCTCCTTTAAATCCTGTTCCGTTTGATGAACCCCCGCCACCTCCTGGTGATTTACCGGCCGTTCCTGAGGTACCACCAGAACCGCCTATACCTCCAAGTGGCCCGCCGCCGTCACCTCCTTTATTACCTACTGAGTTTGTCCCATCCTCTCCTGAGTGCCTTGTGTCATAATTACCACTTTCTCCTTTAGCAAATGATGTCGAAAGACCGCTATTACCACCCCCGGCATAAACTAGGCTATTTCCTTGTTGGTCAGAAATATTTGAGTCTCTTGTAACATAAGACATACCGCCATTTGTATTTTCAGAACCACCAGCACCTACAATAACACCCAATGGTTCTCCAGGGGTAACTGGAATATTAGTACGTATAGAATATGCACCGCCACCACCACCAACGGCAGCGTTTCCTTTACCACCACCGCCACCACCGCCATAAACTTCAATAGTTATACTATATACATTTGCAGGAACATAGAATGTACTACTGGTAGAATATACTGCTGCACAAATTCCAAAGTAAGTTGTAGGAGGATCAGGTAAAGTTACTGTACACTGATCTGTTGTTTTCTTGAGACTTAAGATTTTAACAGTATATGTTTCGGTATTATCATTGATTGCATTCGTTAGGAAACTACCTTTTCCATTATTTACTGATACATTGACTGGACCAACTTGAGTAAAAGAACCTGCACCTTCTGCAATTTCATATACAACTTCATAGGTGCCATTCGATAAAATTGTAGGATCTCCATACATAGTTATTGTGGCAGATCCACCTATTGTAGTTGCTGAAACTGAAGTGACAGCAGTTAAGGTATAGTCTGGAGAAACTTCGATGGTTCCCGTAGCCTCTAATCCATTGATACAATCACCGATTAAGGGAATACTATAGGTTTGTGCTCCAATTGTTGGACTAGTTGCAGTACCTGAAAAAGTAATTAAGCCAGTATTTATATCAAATGATGCATTAATACCATCTGGTAATCCAACGGGCGTTCCTATACCCGTAACACCATTAGTAGATTGTGTAAATGGTGTCAATATTGGACTACTTATACAGACACTTGGATAAGCTACTGAAGTAGGGCCTACAGTTGCTAGAGGCGTGACTGTAATGGTTCCAGTAGCAAGTGTTGTTCCGCATCCTCCAGTTAATGGAATAGAATAATTGAAGGTGCCTGACTCAGAAGGTGTTCCAGATATAGTTATTACATCACCTGACCAAGTAGCTAATACACCTGCAGGTAATCCGTTCACTCCTGTGTCATCTCCGTCATTAGAAATCCCAGTTGCTCCTGTAGTAGCAATGGTAATATCTGTAAGAGCAGAATTGATGCAAAGTGTTGGGTCAGAAGAAGGGGCTCCAGCTGTATTATCAGGAGTGACAAATATAGAGCCCGTCGCATTCACTATTCCGCATCCTCCTGTCAAAGGAATTGAATAATTGAAAGTTCCGGATTCAGTAGGCGTTCCGGTAATTGTGATTATATCACCTGACCATGAGGCCGATACCCCCACAGGCAAACCATTAACACCTGTATCATCCCCGTCATTTGAAATTCCGGTAGCACCAGTAGTAGCAATTGTGATATCAGTTAAAGGAGTATCAATACAAAGCGTTGGTTCAGAAGAAGGTATGTTAGCTGTATTGTCTGGAGTCACAGTAATTGTTCCTGTAGCTTCTACTATTCCACATCCTCCAATCAAAGGTATAGCATAGTTAAAGGTTCCTGACTCGGAAGGACTCCCCGAAATAGTAATAATGTCGCCTGACCAAGAGGCTGATACCCCAGCAGGTAAACCATTTATACCTGTATTGTCCCCATCATTTGAAATTCCCGTAGCACCAGTAGTAGCAATAGTAATATCAGCTAACGGAGTATTGATACAAAGAGTTGGATCCGAAGAAGGAGTTGAGGCTGTGTTATCTATACTAACCGTAAATGCTCCCGAAGTACTAGATATCACATTTGGTCCACAATCACTTGAAACTTCTACAAAATAGAATGTGGTTGTTCCTTGAGCTGTAGTAGGTGGAGTAAATGTATTAGAGTCCGTTCCAACCATAGTTACATCCGGTCCGGTTGTGGATGCAGTTGAATTACTGTACCATTGGTAATGGATAGTTCCTGTTCCAATAGCATTTACTGAAATAGGGTTAAAGGTTTCAACATCACAAATGGTTTGGCCAGCTAGACTCTCATTTTCTATTTCTGTTAGAGGAGTAACTGTAAATGCTCCCGATACATCTGTTGGTATGGTTCCGCAATTACTGGATGCCACAGCATAATAATAATAGGTTCCAACCTCATCCGAAGGAGGAGTATAATCCTCACTAATCGCACTTGGTATCAACGTTCCACCAGTATTGCTTGGAGTAGTATTTTTGTACCATTGATAAGTTACTGTGCCTTCCCCAGAGGCTAAAACAGATAATGTTGGAAATGGATCCCCTAAACACTCTGTTTCATCAGAAGTGGATGGGTTTATATCGATGACAGTTTTAGGAGGGTTTACTCTAAATTCTCCTGAGACTGAAGAAGTCTCTATTCCACAATTTCCAGTAACCACAACATAATAATAGGAAATACCTTCAGTTGAAGAAGGTGGTGTGAATGTAGCTGATGTGGCACCAACTACTGCAGTACCCCCCGAATTTGTTTGTGTTGGCACAGAATACCATTGGTATGTTAAATCTCCGCCTTCTGCTACTACTGATAAAGGATTAAAACCATCTCCAAAACATTCTACTCTATCTGAATTATCTGGTTGAGTAGTTATAGCCGTTATAGGGTCTACAATGAACGCTCCTGAAATATTTGAAGTAACAGTAGGCCCGCAATCACTTGAAACTTCAACATAATAGTATAAAGTGCCTAAGGTAGAGGCATCCGGTGTATAAGATGAGGAATTTGACCCAACAGGAGTCCCCCCTGAATTAGTTGGTGTAGAGGTACTATACCATTGATAATTTAGGGTACCTGTACCACTTGCTGAAATGGATATTGGAGAAAATGATGTCTGTCCAATACAAGCTGATTGCGCTGAAAGGTTTTCAGAGTCAATGGAAGTAGCAGGGTTAACAGTAATTGCACCTGAAACATCAGAAGTCAAAGTACTACAATCACTTGTTATTTCTACAAAGTAGTAAAGTGTACCGACAGTTGTTGAAGGGGGAGTAAAATTTGGAGAGTCAGTTCCTACAGGTGTTACCTCTGGACCGGAAATAGAATTAGTCGTATTACTGTACCACTGATAAGTTAGTGTTCCAGTTCCACTTGCTAATACTTGTAATTGATTAAATCCAACACCAATACATTGAGTTTGGTCTATAGAAGATGGATGAGTATCTATTACCGTTTCAGGAGTAACGATAATTTCAACGACATCAGACGTGGCCTGCCCACAGACAGAGCTTGAAGCAACAGCATAATAGAACATGCTTCCATCTACGTCTGTAGGAGGAGAATAAGTATTTCCAGTCCCCACAGAGGTTCCTCCGATAGTACTATTGGAAGTATTTGAAAACCACTCATAGGTAAAAGTCCCAGTACCGGTTGCTGAAACAGTCAAGTCGACTGGAATATCATCTTGGCAATAAGTTGCGCCGACGGGCTGAGAGTCTATTGTAGTTTCAGGAGTAACGATAATTTCAACGACATCAGAGGTGGCTTGCCCGCAGACAGAGCTTGAAGCAACAGCATAATAGAACATGCTTCCATCTACGTCTGTAGGAGGAGAATAAGTATTTCCAGTCCCCACAGAGGTTCCTCCGATAGTACTATTGGAAGTATTTGAAAACCACTCATAGGTAAAAGTCCCAGTACCGGTTGCTGAAACAGTCAAGTCGACTGGAGTATCATCTTGGCAATAAGTTGCGCCGACAGGCTGAGAGTCTATTGTAGTTTCAGGAGTAACGATAATTTCAACGACATCAGACGTGGCTTGCCCGCAGACGGAGCTTGAAGCAACAGCATAATAGAACCTGCTTCCATCTACGTCTGTAGGAGGAGTATAAGTATTTCCAGTTCCCACAGAGGTTCCTCCGATAGTACTATTGGAAGTATTTGAAAACCACTCATAGGTAATAGTTCCTGTACCGGTTGCTAAAACTGTTAAATCGACTGGAGTATCATCTTTGCAATATGTTGCGCCAATAGGATGAGTGTCTATTGTTGTTTCGGCAGTAATGTTAATAGTGCCTGTTGTGCTAAGGGTTACACCATATCCTGTTGTGATATTAATATTATAGGTGCCACTACTTGTTGGAGTTCCTGAAAAGGTAAGAATTCCAGAACCACTAGTAAAAAAGGGGGTAATACCTGAAGGTAAATTTGTAACTGTTGCAGTGGAACCAGTTGGAACAGAATAGATTATGCCTGTAATCGGAGATCCTTCACACACTGTTTGGTTATCCGTCCCTGTCGCCGATGTAAGTGCTATATATGAAATTCTGATTTGACCATTTCCTCCTCTTGGTCTTGTTGTGTTAGATTGACCAGAACCGCCTCCACCTCCTCCTGGATTTGAACCTATTGTACCTGCAATGGTATTTGCACCTCCAGCGCCTCCTGTTCCACCATTTCCAGCAGCATTTCCTCCGTTGCCACCAGAACTTCCTGATTTAATATTCCCAGCTGAACCTACTAATTGAGATTCATTTCCTACAGTGGCTATACCACCGGCTCCACCATTTCCATTATCAGTCCCTTTTGTTCCGCCACCTGCAGAAACTAAAATAGGACCAGATCCAAAGGAAGATAAGCCTCCATTAGAATTGCTTGCTCCTGCACCCACAACATATGGATAAGAACTCAAAAATGGAGACGAAATATTAGATCTTGAATAGGAACCTCCGCCGCCACCGCCACCACGGTCATTTCCTCCTGATCCACCTGCCCCCCAAGCCTCAACTTTCAAAACTTTCACTCCTGGAGGAACAGTGAAAGTCCCTGATCCAGGTGTTGTAATTGTCTGTGTCTGAGCTGCTAAAAAATTTGAAAATACCATTCCAAGCATCATTCCAAGCAGAAAGATGGGTTGAAAAAGTATTTTAGGTAAAAAGTGTTTCAGACGCATTAATTATTATCTGGTAACAAACATTTCGAATCCATTAAAATGTATTTCAAATATACTATGTTGCTTTTTAGTTTAAAAGAAATTGAACATAAATTATTGAATTACAATTAGTAAAGATTCATTCCCGCTAAAACTAAAGAGTTAAATTGACAAGAATAAATTATTGTCTTCCAACCTTGATTTTTTTGTAAAGTTTCAAATAGGCAATAGAAATTTTTAACTATTATTTTAAAATACAAATATATGCATTTAAGATTCACTTATATGAGTATATATAAAACATTGTTTTGAATATTAGTAGAAATGGAGCCTAATCTATCTATAATTATATAAAAAACAAATAATGTTCTATTTTAACTAAATTGTATGCAAATAATACTTATTATTTAGTTATGAGATGTTTTGAAAATTTGGAAACTCAAAAGTGGTCTAAAATTTAGTCAGGATATAAATGCCTTCCCTATTTTTTAAAATTAAGTAGAAATATAAATTCCATTCTTATTCTTGTAACTCTTCCTTATACCTGAAGCCTAGTGTCCACTGTCTAATTGAATAACACACTTGTTGGCCTAACATTTTTTAGACAATGACCAATGAATTAGGAGTTAAAGGGAGAAAATGGAATATGATTTAGTAATCCTGATCTAGGATAGGGAAAAAATTAATGGATATAGTTATTACAATTTAGGTCTTAAGGATGATTTGGCAACTTTTTATGAGTTTACAGCTGAAAAAGCATCCTACGATGTGTGTTAGCTTAATGAACCTTTATTCTTCCTCCTCTTAATCTACCATTTATTGATTTGTTTGTTCTGATAAAATTGGAAGGGCTAACTAGTTTTATTCCTTAAGGATTTTATGAGATTCTTGATGTGATCCCCAATTAATTTTTATAGTGTATAACCCATTTTTGGAACGAAGAAGATATTCCCGAATAATAGTTGTTAGTTCATCAGGGTTATAGCTTGAAAAAGTGTCGGTTATCCCATTCATTTGAATAATTGAGACAGTTATTAGCTCGTCAAAAATAGATGATGGGTCATTTAATATTAGATTTAAATTGGCTCCATTGGTTGGGTTAGGATAAAGATTCCATTTATTAGAAGGTAACAAAGGGTCTAACTGGATAGCTTTGGTTTTACTATAGCTAAAGCTTCCATTTACATCTATTTGTTTTAATCTGTAAAAAATATTTCCACCTGAAAAAGGAAGATCTTCATCCTGATAAGAATAGGTAGAAATTTCCTGAGCAAAACCCTCTCCATCTACTCTCCCAATAGTTTCCCAATAATCGATTGTATTTACTGCTCGCTCAATTTCAAAATGAGAATTTTGCCACTCCTTGCCAGTCGCCCAATCCAAAATGCCTTTGCGGTCTCTTGAATTATAAACAGCATTAAAATAAAGAAACTCAACTGGTAAGATTCTATAGATTATATTTACCACAACCACTCCATCAGCACCTCTACTTCCCCCTGAAGGTCCAGCATTTCCTCCTGAACCGTACGAACCGTATCCATTTCCACCTACTCCATCGGCTGTAGTGCCTGTTCCACCTCCTCCAGCTCCAAAAACTCCTGTAAAACCATTCGGAGTAATTCCATCTCCTCCATTTCCACCCTGCCCAATAGAAGCAGACGATATTCCAGAAGACCCTGTTCCATTTGCACCTCCTCCTCCAGCCCCGGCTGCTAAAACACTCGTAGTATAACTTCCGTTTCCCCCAGAATTTAAATAAATGATTCCTGATCCAGCTCCCGAACTTGTTCCACCTCCAGAACCTGGACCAGCTTGAGATGCGGGCGTTTTCCTAGAACCTGCACCACCGCCCGAACCTCCAATACCACCATCTCTATTTGAGCCAGAACCTCCTCCATATCCACCTCCATTAGCTCTAAACGAACTGGTTGTAATTCCAGAATTTAAAACAACGATTGTATTTCCTCCTACAGTTCCTCTATTGCTTGAGTTTACTGAACCATTCCCTCCAGCCCCAATTGTTATAACTAATTCAGCTCCTAAGTTCAAATCCAAGTTGATGACTTTAACTTCTCCACCACCACCGCCACCGGCTGAAGTGCCACCTCCTCCGCCACCTCCTCCGCCGACTAATAAGATATCTACATTTGCCACTGCAAAAATCTCATTTGTTGGGTCGTATCCTGTGATATCAGTCAGGTCTGTAATAGTGAAAGTTCCATTGGTGGTGTAGGTCTTAGTTGCACTAACTGACCTGGCATATTGAGCTGAAGAATCTAATACACTCCATAGAAAAGTGATTGAAAGCAATGAAAACCGTAATAGAGCATTCAAATTCAAATAAAACTTGAAGCCCCAAAGAGCATATTTTAGATGCATTCTTTAGACTTAAAATCTAATCTTTATCAGGGTGAGATTAAAGACCAAATCCTTTCAGAATTAATTAAAACAACTAGCTAATAGGATGTCAACTGAAATTTAAATTATATGCCTTAACATTTAAGTCATAATTCATTGAATGTCAGTGGATAGGGTGTACTTTCATAGGGTTTTCAAATGTAAAAAGTCTATATCAATTTTTTACATTTACCTCCAAAAAAATGTCGAATAACTACTGAAAAATCTATTTGGAATTTTTATTCCTCAAAAAATAAAAGCCTTTGATTTAATTAAATCAAAGGCTTTAAAATCGATCCGGAATTGAGAAGTTAACCGTTCATGCTGATCAAAAACTCAGCATTATCTCGGGTTCCTTTCATTCTTTGTAACAAGAATTCCATGGACTCCTGAGCAGTCATATCACTCATGAGTTTACGCAGAATCCATACTCGCTGCATTTCTTCTTTGTCCATCAAGAGATCTTCTCTTCTTGTTCCAGAACTCAATACATCGATAGATGGATAGATTCTTCTGTTGGCAAGTTTTCTGTCCAAGGCCAGTTCCATGTTGCCTGTTCCTTTGAATTCTTCAAAGATCACTTCATCCATCTTAGATCCTGTTTCTACCAAGGCGGTGGCGATGATGGTTAATGAACCACCATTCTCAACATTTCTCGCAGCTCCAAAGAACCTTTTTGGTTTATGAAGCGCATTGGCATCCACACCACCAGAAAGAATTTTTCCTGAACTAGGAACTACTGTGTTATGGGCTCTAGCTAGTCTGGTAATTGAATCTAATAAGATCACTACATCATGACCAACTTCCACCATTCTCTTTGCTTTCTCCAACACAATATTGGCCACTTTTACGTGACGGTCTGCTGTCTCATCAAATGTGGAAGAGATCACCTCAGCATTCACTGATCTTGCCATATCCGTCACTTCTTCTGGTCTTTCGTCAATCAGAAGTATCATCAAATGCACTTCAGGATGGTTTTTGGTGATCGCGTTTGCAATCTGCTGTAATAGTACAGTTTTACCAGTTTTTGGCTGTGCAACAATCATCCCTCTTTGCCCTTTACCAATTGGTGCAAATAAATCTAGGATTCTAGTAGACATTTTATCAGGAGAAGTAGAAAGATTTAATCTTTCCTCAGGGAAAAGAGGTGTCAAATACTCAAAAGGTACTCTATCTCTAATTTCATCCGTGGTTTTACCATTGACTGTCTCAATTTTTAATAGGGCAAAATACTTTTCCCCTTCTTTTGGAGGTCGGATGGATCCTTTAATATGGTCTCCGGTTTTTAAACCGAACAGTTTTACCTGACTTGGTGATACATAGATGTCATCTGGAGAAGCTAGGTAATTGTAATCCAAAGACCTTAAGAAACCATAACCTTCCTGCATCATTTCCAGAACACCTTCATTGACAATGACACCGTCAAATTCGCGGGCATTGACAAAAGGTCTCTTTCTATTCGAATGTGGAGTCGTTTCAGCAGCAGGTGCCATCACCTCATCCTGAGATTTGAAGTTTTTCCTTCTTGGAAGTTCTACCTCCGGCTCTGGCTTATCATTGGATTTTGGAGAAGGAGCAGCTGCTTTTGGATTTTCTTCTTTACTCTTCTCGTCAAAAACCTTTCTTCTTGGTCTAAAAGTTTTGGCATCTTCTGCCTTGGCGGAATCCTCTTTAGGAGTTTCAGCTTTGGCGGGAGCTTCCTTCTTAGGGGCTCTTTCAGTTTTTGCTTCTACCTTCTTGGGTTCTTCCGAAGACGAGTTCTCAGCAGGCTTTTCTTTTGGGATCTCCGTTACATTTTGCCTTTTAAATTTAGGCTTGAATTCAGGTTCTTCGGAAGCAGGTTTTTCACTTGGTGCTGCTTTCTTCTCTTCCTCTGGAGCTTTGGTTTCAGCAACAGACGGTTTCTTTTTAGGCAATGCTTTTTCTGGGGTGATAGCTTGCTGGTCAAGGATCGCGTAGACTAGATCGTCTTTCTTTAGAGTCTTGTGGTTTTTAACTCCCAGTTCCTCTGCGATTTCCTTCAGTTCAGACAGTAGTCTGATTCTGAGTTCTTCTATGTTGTACATAAAGAGGGTATGAAATAATAATATTTTGTAAAATGCGGTATTTGGGATCGTAATTGATTTTCTGAGCAAAAATGGTCTGCAGGAAAAACTTAAGTCAAAGTGGGCTGACTTAGACAACTACGCTACGTCACAATATTAAAGGATCGGTTTGGATTTAGCAAATTTTTATTCCTTTACTGTCATTTTCTTTCTAATTGTTTTTAGATCAGTCTAAAAGCTGACGAAGTATAGTCATGGATTTCCAGGTTTGATTGTTTTCCAATTGTTGATTATAGAACTCAAGTAAGTGATCCATTAATTTCCTTCTTAAAGACAAAGGCACCATGACATCACAAGCATATTTTGAAGTAATTAACTCATTAATGAAGTTTTCGGCTGACTCTAGCTCTTCTAATTTAAAGGGTTGGCCTTGATTCTCTGTTAAAAATTCTTTGGCACTTTCGGGAGCAAAGCCTAGATATTTTGCATGCTCAATTAAAAATACCAGGGGAAAATGACTTAAAGAACATTTTTGACGATCCAATTCGATAATGCTTTTTTCCAGGAAATCAAAAAGGTATTCATTCTGATAATTCTCAAAAATGGACCTCGTAAGTACCTCAGTCATGAATAAGGCTATTCCGGTTCGGTTAAAATCAAAAGGGATTAATTGATTGGCTCGGGTGAGTTTGACTTCAGATATCCGTTGGAGGCCTGTACTTTCTTTATTATACACAACCATGTCCAATAAGGTCATGGGTTGGTATAATGCTATTTTGGATTTACTATTCTGACTTCTTACTCCATTGATTAGATACGACTT
This genomic stretch from Algoriphagus halophilus harbors:
- the rho gene encoding transcription termination factor Rho translates to MYNIEELRIRLLSELKEIAEELGVKNHKTLKKDDLVYAILDQQAITPEKALPKKKPSVAETKAPEEEKKAAPSEKPASEEPEFKPKFKRQNVTEIPKEKPAENSSSEEPKKVEAKTERAPKKEAPAKAETPKEDSAKAEDAKTFRPRRKVFDEKSKEENPKAAAPSPKSNDKPEPEVELPRRKNFKSQDEVMAPAAETTPHSNRKRPFVNAREFDGVIVNEGVLEMMQEGYGFLRSLDYNYLASPDDIYVSPSQVKLFGLKTGDHIKGSIRPPKEGEKYFALLKIETVNGKTTDEIRDRVPFEYLTPLFPEERLNLSTSPDKMSTRILDLFAPIGKGQRGMIVAQPKTGKTVLLQQIANAITKNHPEVHLMILLIDERPEEVTDMARSVNAEVISSTFDETADRHVKVANIVLEKAKRMVEVGHDVVILLDSITRLARAHNTVVPSSGKILSGGVDANALHKPKRFFGAARNVENGGSLTIIATALVETGSKMDEVIFEEFKGTGNMELALDRKLANRRIYPSIDVLSSGTRREDLLMDKEEMQRVWILRKLMSDMTAQESMEFLLQRMKGTRDNAEFLISMNG
- the recO gene encoding DNA repair protein RecO, with product MLQKTSGIVLSYIRYKESSIICKVFTRELGLKSYLINGVRSQNSKSKIALYQPMTLLDMVVYNKESTGLQRISEVKLTRANQLIPFDFNRTGIALFMTEVLTRSIFENYQNEYLFDFLEKSIIELDRQKCSLSHFPLVFLIEHAKYLGFAPESAKEFLTENQGQPFKLEELESAENFINELITSKYACDVMVPLSLRRKLMDHLLEFYNQQLENNQTWKSMTILRQLLD